One stretch of Astatotilapia calliptera unplaced genomic scaffold, fAstCal1.2 U_scaffold_3, whole genome shotgun sequence DNA includes these proteins:
- the LOC113017939 gene encoding uncharacterized protein LOC113017939, producing the protein MKTSSVSLLLGVCVLLLSALTVCAVSLSVSPNLQQFFTAASVSLTCDGQLGSDGWTVKRDTGSRTESCGAGGRGFGRFNGPSCVFDEFSPVSGVYWCEGEAGEKSEEVNITVSDKEVILEIPALPVRTGSDVTLRCKNKIGGTAAAYFYFNGRPVGPKSEKNITINVQQSDEGLYWCAPDEFGSSPQSFLRVRGQNTDITSCLKPIC; encoded by the exons ATGAAGACTTCATCTGTGTCTCTGCTCCTCG gtgtgtgtgtgctgctgctgtctgcactgACTGTTTGTGCAG TCTCTCTGAGCGTCAGTCCAAACCTTCAGCAGTTCTtcacagcagcctcagtgtcTCTGACATGTGACGGTCAGCTGGGCTCTGATGGATGGACGGTGAAGAGGGACACAGGAAGTAGGACTGAGTCATGTGGAGCAGGGGGGCGGGGCTTCGGGAGGTTCAATGGTCCATCCTGTGTTTTTGATGAGTTCAGCCCAgtcagtggagtttactggtgtgaaggTGAAGCTGGAGAGAAGAGTGAAGAAGTCAACATCACTGTATCAG ATAAAGAAGTGATCCTGGAGATCCCTGCACTTCCTGtgaggacaggaagtgatgtcactctacgctgtaaaaacaaaattggtggcacagctgcagCTTATTTCTACTTTAATGGACGTCCTGTTGGACCTAAATCAGAGAAAAACATCACCATTAACGTGCAGCAGTCTGATGAAGGTCTCTACTGGTGTGCTCCTGATGAGTTTGGATCATCTCCTCAGAGCTTtctgagggtcagaggtcagaacactgacatcacttcctgtttaaagccAATCTGCTAA
- the LOC113017948 gene encoding E3 ubiquitin-protein ligase TRIM21-like yields the protein MSAASNLRSEDQFLCSICLDVFTDPVTTPCGHNFCKTCISQHWDMSQSCQCPMCKETFYTRPQLKINTLFSEMVAQFRREAQQKASSSSSEQQAAKPGEVPCDVCTGTRLKALKSCLVCQTSYCQTHLEPHLTVKGLKRHQLVDAVENLEGRMCTKHDKLLELFCKTDQTCVCVLCPVLDHKNHEFVPLREEYEGKKAELEKTEAEIQQMIQKRRLKIQEITESVKMSKDAADRQKAEGVQVLTALMESVERRLKELMKEIEDKQEATEKQAEGLIKDLEQEISELMERSSEVEQLSRSEDHLHLLQSFSSLKAAPPSKDWTEVRVHPPSYEGTVGRAVAQLEETVWKPMKKKLLEAELQRVQQHEVDVTLDPDTAHPNLILSDDGKQVYDTDVEKKLPDNPERFSYCVNVLGEQSFSSGRFYFEVQVKGKTEWDLGVATESINRKGNIRLRPQDGFWTVVLRNGNEYKAAAGPPVPLCLHPGPEKVGVFVDYEEGLVSFYDVGAAALIYSFTGCSFTHKLHPFFSPSLNYGGKNSAPLIICPVNNINRSRSLEELLDFYSDFS from the coding sequence ATGTCTGCTGCCAGCAATCTGCGATCTGAAGATCAGTTTCTGTGCTCCATCTGTCTGGATGTGTTCACTGATCCAGTCACTACACCATGTGGACACAACTTCTGCAAAACCTGCATCAGTCAGCACTGGGACATGAGTCAGAGCTGTCAGTGTCCCATGTGTAAAGAGACTTTCTACACTCGACCTCAGCTGAAGATCAACACTTTGTTCTCTGAGATGGTTGCTCAGTTCAGACGTGAAGCTCAGCAgaaagccagcagcagcagctcagagcaaCAAGCTGCCAAACCAGGAGAAGTTCCCTGTGACGTCTGCACTGGAACCAGACTGAAGGCCCTGAAGTCCTGCCTGGTGTGTCAGACCTCCTACTGTCAGACTCACCTGGAGCCTCATCTGACAGTGAAAGGTCTGAAAAGACATCAGCTGGTTGATGCTGTGGAGAACCTGGAAGGCAGGATGTGCACGAAGCACGATAAACTCCTGGAGCTGTTCTGTAAGACCGACCAGACATGTGTCTGCGTGCTCTGTCCTGTTTTAGACCACAAGAACCACGAGTTTGTTCCTCTGAGAGAAGAATATGAAGGAAAGAAGGCAGAGCTGGAGAAGACAGAGGCTGAGATTCAGCAGATGATCCAGAAGAGACGACTGAAGATTCAGGAGATCACAGAGTCGgtgaagatgagtaaagatgctgcagacagacagaaagcagaaggTGTTCAGGTCCTCACGGCTCTGATGGAGTCTGTTGAGAGACGCCTGAAGGAGCTCATGAAGGAGATCgaagacaaacaggaagctaCAGAGAAACAGGCTGAAGGTCTCATCAAAGATCTGGAACAGGAAATCTCTGAGCTGATGGAGAGAAGCTCTgaggtggagcagctctcaCGCTCTgaagaccacctccacctcctccaaagCTTCTCCTCCCTGAAAGCTGCTCCACCCAGCAAGGACTggacagaggtcagagttcatccaCCATCATATGAGGGGACTGTGGGGAGAGCTGTGGCTCAGCTGGAGGAGACAGTCTGGAAACccatgaagaagaagctgttaGAGGCTGAGCTGCAGAGGGTGCAGCAGCATGAGGTGGATGTGACTCTGGATCCTGATACAGCTCATCCTAATCTCATCCTGTCTGATGATGGAAAACAAGTGTATGATACTGATGTGGAGAAGAAACTTCCAGACAACCCAGAGAGATTTtcttactgtgttaatgttttaGGAGAGCAGAGTTTCTCTTCAGGCAGATTTTACTTTGAGGTTCAGGTTAAAGGAAAGACTGAGTGGGATTTAGGAGTGGCCACAGAGTCGATCAACAGGAAGGGAAACATCAGACTGAGACCTCAGGATGGTTTCTGGACTGTAGTGCTGAGAAATGGAAATGAGTACAAAGCTGCTGCTGGTCCTCCAGTCCCCCTCTGTCTTCATCCTGGTCCTGAGAAGGTGGGGGTGTTTGTGGATTATGAGGAGGGTCTGGTCTCCTTTTATGATGTAggtgctgcagctctgatctACTCCTTTACTGGCTGCTCCTTCACTCACAAACTCCACCCATTCTTCAGTCCCAGTCTGAATTATGGAGGTAAAAACTCTGCACCTCTGATCATCTGTCCTGTCAATAACATTAATCGATCCCGTTCATTGGAAGAATTGCTTGATTTCTATTCTGATTTTTCTTGA